A portion of the Musa acuminata AAA Group cultivar baxijiao chromosome BXJ1-1, Cavendish_Baxijiao_AAA, whole genome shotgun sequence genome contains these proteins:
- the LOC103992677 gene encoding peroxisomal membrane protein PMP22 — protein MSEIVTVAWQRYLQLLQAHPLRTKAITSGVLAGCSDAIAQYISGIRKLQLRRLLLIALYGFLHSGPFGHFFHKLMEKIFEGKKGKETVAKKVLLEQLTASPWNNILFMAYYGLVVEGRSFSLVRRKIRNDYPSVQLTAWKFWPVVGWINYQYMPLQLRVLFQSFVASCWAVFLNLKAAAKRE, from the exons ATGTCGGAGATCGTGACCGTCGCATGGCAGCGCTACCTTCAGCTACTCCAAGCCCATCCCCTGAGAACTAAG GCCATCACTTCAGGGGTGTTGGCTGGGTGCAGTGATGCGATTGCCCAGTATATCTCGGGGATCAGGAAGCTCCAGTTGAGAAGGTTGCTTCTCATCGCG CTTTATGGTTTTCTCCATTCTGGACCATTTGGTCACTTCTTTCACAAGCTCATGGAAAAAATTTTtgagggaaagaaaggaaaggaaactgTTGCAAAAAAG GTACTGTTGGAACAGCTTACTGCCTCACCTTGGAACAATATTCTCTTTATGGCTTACTATGGATTGGTTGTTGAAG GCAGATCATTTAGTTTAGTGAGGAGGAAAATAAGGAATGATTACCCATCTGTCCAGTTGACTGCATGGAAG TTCTGGCCTGTAGTTGGTTGGATAAACTATCAGTATATGCCTCTGCAGCTGCGTGTGCTGTTCCAGAGTTTTGTTGCTTCATGCTG GGCTGTGTTTCTGAATCTAAAAGCAGCTGCTAAAAGGGAATGA
- the LOC103992668 gene encoding 3-ketoacyl-CoA synthase 3-like, which translates to MHTVLSVDAMDLLWMIATVLFLYSSLSFLWKAFDCRRNQNCCLFDYVCYKPSDDRKLSTELCSDVIKRNKRLSMPDYKFLLKVVVNSGISEETYGPRSIIEGREESPTLDDCDDEVDDCMYSTLDELFHRTGISPGDVDVLVVNISMFAPAPSLTSRIVNRYKMREDVKTFNLSGMGSSASPIAIDLVNNVFETRKRTLAVVITSESIAPNWYCGTDKSMMLGNCLFRSGGCSFMLTNDPSLKHRAKMRLKCLVRAHSGANDDAYSCAMQNEDTDGRVGFHLSKSLPKVAVRAFTENLQALAPKVLPVGELALYVIRGLRHRLRRSKETKAYAGTAVRVNFKSGVEHFCLHTGGAAVIDAVGSALGLNKYDVEPARMTLHRWGNTSASSLWYVLGYMEAKKRLRRKDRVLMLSFGAGFKCNSCLWEVLRDLEDGGAWEDCIQAYPPQSLVNPFMDKFGWVNEA; encoded by the coding sequence ATGCATACAGTACTGTCGGTTGATGCCATGGATCTCTTGTGGATGATCGCCACTGTTCTTTTTCTGTACTcctctttgtcctttttgtggaaGGCCTTCGATTGTCGGAGGAACCAAAACTGTTGTCTCTTTGATTATGTCTGCTACAAGCCTTCCGACGACCGCAAGCTCTCCACCGAGCTCTGCAGCGACGTCATCAAAAGGAACAAGAGACTGAGCATGCCTGACTACAAGTTCCTCCTCAAGGTCGTCGTCAACTCCGGCATCAGCGAGGAGACGTACGGCCcacggagcatcatcgagggcagGGAGGAGAGTCCCACCCTTGACGACTGCGACGACGAGGTGGACGACTGCATGTACAGTACCCTCGACGAGCTCTTCCACAGAACAGGGATCTCTCCCGGTGACGTCGACGTGCTGGTCGTCAACATCTCCATGTTCGCTCCGGCCCCATCCCTGACGTCGAGGATCGTCAATCGCTACAAGATGAGGGAGGACGTCAAGACCTTCAACCTGTCCGGAATGGGGAGCAGCGCGAGCCCCATTGCCATCGACCTTGTCAACAACGTCTTCGAGACCCGTAAGAGGACGCTCGCCGTCGTCATCACGTCCGAGTCCATCGCCCCCAATTGGTATTGCGGCACTGACAAGTCCATGATGCTCGGGAACTGCCTTTTCCGCTCCGGCGGCTGCTCCTTCATGCTAACGAACGATCCGTCGCTGAAGCACCGAGCGAAGATGAGACTGAAATGCCTGGTCCGGGCGCACAGTGGGGCCAACGACGACGCATACAGCTGCGCCATGCAGAACGAGGATACAGACGGTCGCGTCGGCTTTCACCTCAGTAAGAGCCTTCCTAAGGTAGCGGTGCGGGCCTTCACCGAGAACCTCCAGGCTCTGGCGCCCAAAGTGCTACCGGTGGGAGAGCTTGCGCTTTACGTCATCCGGGGGCTCCGCCACCGGCTGCGGCGGTCGAAGGAGACGAAGGCTTACGCCGGGACGGCGGTGAGGGTGAACTTCAAGTCGGGCGTCGAGCACTTCTGTCTGCACACCGGGGGCGCGGCGGTGATTGATGCAGTGGGTAGTGCCCTGGGGCTAAACAAGTACGACGTGGAGCCGGCGAGGATGACGCTGCACCGATGGGGGAACACCTCCGCCAGCAGCTTGTGGTATGTGCTGGGCTACATGGAAGCGAAGAAGCGGCTGAGGAGGAAGGACCGGGTCTTGATGCTCAGCTTCGGAGCGGGGTTCAAGTGCAACAGCTGCCTGTGGGAGGTGCTGAGAGACCTGGAGGATGGAGGGGCGTGGGAGGACTGCATCCAAGCCTACCCTCCACAATCCTTAGTCAACCCCTTCATGGACAAATTTGGGTGGGTCAACGAGGCGTGA
- the LOC135679148 gene encoding putative pectinesterase 10, which translates to MLQLRWLVLFLSVFSFVSLRAPVAIAAASIARTIVVNLEGGGDFKSIQQAIESVPDNNNKWTKIHVAAGVYREKVNVKSTKSYVVLEGDGAQTTSIEWGDYNGDSSGHDTNTSATFTSYASNFVAKRITFKNTYNGFAKLTPAVAAWIFGDKSAFYYCSFIGFQDTLADTLGRHYFKGCYIEGVTDFIFGYGQSIYERCKISTVKSLEKPGYVTAQGRNNASDNSGFVFKWCTISGPQATYLGRAWKHYSRVIFYHTFMSAIIVPEGWYIWFSKGYEGVVTFAESGCTGPGSDLSGRVTWEKQLSDDELKKFIDISYIDGEGWLEAQPPLD; encoded by the exons ATGCTCCAATTGAGGtggctcgtcctcttcctctccgTCTTCTCCTTCGTTTCACTACGTGCTCCTGTGGCCATTGCAGCTGCCTCCATCGCGAGAACCATCGTCGTCAACCTCGAGGGCGGTGGCGATTTCAAGAGCATTCAGCAGGCGATCGAATCCGTTCCTGACAACAACAACAAGTGGACGAAGATTCACGTCGCTGCTGGCGTCTACAG GGAGAAGGTGAACGTGAAGAGCACCAAGAGTTACGTCGTACTGGAAGGAGATGGAGCTCAGACGACGTCCATCGAGTGGGGAGACTACAACGGCGACTCCAGTGGCCATGACACTAACACCAGTGCAACCTTCACGTCATATGCCTCCAACTTTGTTGCCAAGAGGATAACCTTCAAG AATACGTACAATGGATTCGCCAAACTGACCCCCGCGGTGGCCGCTTGGATTTTTGGAGACAAGTCTGCCTTCTACTATTGCAGCTTCATTGGGTTTCAAGACACTCTCGCTGATACGCTTGGAAGACACTACTTCAAGGGTTGCTACATCGAAGGTGTGACCGACTTCATCTTCGGATATGGCCAATCTATTTACGAG CGATGCAAGATATCAACAGTTAAAAGCCTTGAGAAGCCAGGATATGTGACGGCTCAAGGGCGAAACAATGCCAGTGACAATAGTGGCTTCGTGTTCAAGTGGTGCACCATCTCAGGGCCTCAAGCAACTTACTTGGGGAGGGCATGGAAACACTACTCGAGGGTGATATTTTACCATACCTTCATGTCAGCCATCATTGTTCCAGAAGGATGGTATATTTGGTTTTCTAAAGGTTACGA AGGTGTTGTAACGTTTGCAGAATCGGGATGCACAGGACCAGGATCAGACCTCTCAGGTAGAGTGACGTGGGAGAAGCAGCTGAGTGACGATGAGCTAAAGAAGTtcattgatatttcatatatTGATGGGGAAGGATGGCTCGAGGCACAGCCTCCACTTGATTAG
- the LOC103992660 gene encoding putative F-box protein PP2-B12, translated as MQRGMPDSSRSTDLSRMADSGIERLPEGCIAQAISLTAPRDACRSSGVSSAFRSAAASDTVWERFLPSDCHSILSRAVHPVEYSSKRDLFFLLCDSVLIDDGKMSFWLERSSGVKCYMLSASALSIIWGDTPQYWKWVSLPDSRFSEVAQLLAVCWLEIRGRIQSKMLSPRTTYAAYLIFKLADSSRGLGHPPHETSVTVGAQSSTRAIRLQPRGTDRHALMMVNFPGGAPEVEEEEVGGRAREDGWLEAEMGEFYNEDGEDEEVVMSWMEVKGGHWKKGLIVEGIEIRPKTLAI; from the exons ATGCAGAGAGGAATGCCAGATTCATCGCGATCGACCGATCTATCTCGGATGGCAGACTCGGGTATCGAGAGGCTTCCCGAGGGATGCATCGCCCAAGCCATCTCCCTCACGGCCCCCCGGGACGCCTGCCGCTCCTCCGGCGTCTCCTCTGCCTTTcgctccgccgccgcctccgacaCCGTCTGGGAACGCTTCCTGCCCTCCGATTGCCACTCCATCCTCTCCCGCGCCGTCCACCCCGTGGAGTACTCCTCCAAGCgcgacctcttcttcctcctctgcgaTTCCGTCCTCATCGATGACGGCAAGATG AGTTTCTGGTTGGAGAGGTCCAGTGGGGTCAAGTGCTACATGCTCTCCGCCTCTGCGCTGTCCATCATATGGGGAGACACCCCCCAATACTGGAAGTGGGTTTCCCTGCCCGATTCCAG GTTCTCAGAGGTCGCCCAACTGCTGGCCGTATGCTGGTTGGAGATTCGTGGGAGGATCCAGAGTAAAATGCTCTCCCCGAGAACAACTTACGCTGCCTATCTTATCTTCAAACTAGCTGATTCGTCGCGTGGTCTCGGCCATCCACCCCACGAAACATCCGTCACGGTTGGAGCGCAATCATCCACCAGAGCGATCCGCTTGCAGCCCCGTGGCACGGATAGGCACGCTTTGATGATGGTGAACTTTCCAGGAGGAGCTCCCGAAGTGGAAGAGGAGGAAGTCGGTGGGCGGGCAAGGGAGGACGGGTGGCTGGAGGCGGAGATGGGCGAGTTCTACAATGAGGACGGGGAGGACGAGGAGGTGGTGATGAGTTGGATGGAAGTGAAAGGAGGGCATTGGAAGAAGGGTCTCATCGTCGAGGGCATCGAGATAAGGCCTAAAACTTTGGCCATATAG